The Stappia sp. genome window below encodes:
- the nadC gene encoding carboxylating nicotinate-nucleotide diphosphorylase, translating to MSAIANRPVLPALMIEDAVKAALLEDWGRAGDITAQATLGPDLTARAVIAARQPGVLAGLEIAATAFRLSDPAIAVEPVLSDGDAVAPGNVALRVEGPARAVLSAERVALNFLGHLSGVATATQAFASRIAHTKTRVVCTRKTTPGLRAFEKYAVRCGGGANHRFGLDDAILIKDNHIAVSGGVRAAIEAARAFAGHLVKVEVEVDTLGQLREALDAGPDVVMLDNMAPDTLREAVEIAGGRVLLEASGGVTLDTVAAIAETGVDLVSVGWITHSAPVLDLGLDIALDGLPG from the coding sequence ATGAGCGCCATTGCCAATCGTCCGGTGCTGCCGGCGCTGATGATCGAGGACGCGGTGAAGGCCGCGCTCCTGGAGGACTGGGGCCGGGCCGGCGACATCACCGCCCAGGCGACGCTCGGGCCCGACCTCACCGCGCGGGCGGTGATCGCCGCGCGCCAGCCGGGCGTGCTGGCCGGTCTGGAGATCGCCGCCACCGCCTTCCGGCTGAGCGATCCGGCCATCGCGGTCGAGCCGGTCCTGAGCGACGGCGATGCCGTCGCGCCGGGCAATGTGGCGCTGCGTGTGGAAGGGCCGGCGCGCGCTGTTCTGTCGGCGGAACGCGTGGCGCTCAATTTTCTCGGCCATCTGTCGGGCGTCGCGACGGCGACGCAGGCCTTCGCGTCGCGCATCGCCCACACGAAGACGCGGGTGGTCTGCACCCGCAAGACGACGCCGGGCCTGCGCGCCTTCGAGAAATACGCCGTGCGCTGCGGCGGCGGGGCCAATCACCGCTTCGGTCTCGACGATGCGATCCTGATCAAGGACAACCACATCGCGGTCTCCGGCGGCGTGCGCGCGGCCATCGAGGCCGCGCGGGCCTTCGCCGGGCATCTGGTGAAGGTGGAGGTCGAGGTGGACACGCTGGGGCAATTGCGCGAGGCGCTCGACGCGGGCCCCGACGTGGTGATGCTCGACAACATGGCGCCCGACACCCTGCGCGAGGCGGTCGAAATCGCCGGCGGGCGGGTGCTGCTGGAAGCCTCGGGGGGCGTGACGCTGGACACGGTCGCCGCGATCGCCGAGACGGGCGTCGATCTGGTGTCAGTCGGCTGGATCACCCATTCCGCCCCTGTGCTCGATCTCGGGCTGGATATCGCCCTCGATGGCCTGCCGGGCTGA
- a CDS encoding LysR family transcriptional regulator: MLPIPLSFRQLDYVIAVAETGSTAAAARRLNVSQPSVSLAVARLEEVLGQPLFLRAAGQGMTPTPFGREKLVAFRSLRAQTHALLAGAAEGTTLPPTLDLGVFSTLGPRYVPRLIRAFRAQVPNARVRLHEADLETLHRWLEEGRIDLALVYDFGAGTEVTLTPLVEVPPYALVATDHPLAGAGRVSLARLVADRLILVNLPQSRGYFLSILQAQGLSPTIALETGSIEMVRSMVANRLGVGLLATELPYRQTYDGGDVVHLQLEERLPPHRVALARAQHLPATWVADTFTEVAKVMLGAPEQSTERDANET, from the coding sequence ATGTTGCCTATACCCTTGAGCTTCCGCCAGCTCGACTATGTGATCGCCGTGGCCGAGACCGGCAGCACGGCGGCGGCCGCGCGCCGTCTCAACGTGTCGCAGCCCTCGGTCTCGCTCGCGGTGGCGCGGCTGGAAGAGGTGCTGGGCCAGCCGCTCTTCCTGCGCGCCGCCGGTCAGGGCATGACGCCGACGCCCTTCGGCCGGGAGAAGCTGGTGGCGTTTCGCAGTCTCAGGGCGCAGACCCATGCGCTGCTCGCCGGCGCGGCCGAAGGCACGACCCTGCCGCCGACGCTCGATCTCGGCGTCTTCTCGACGCTCGGGCCGCGCTATGTGCCGCGCCTCATCCGGGCCTTTCGCGCGCAGGTGCCCAATGCCCGCGTGCGCCTGCACGAGGCGGATCTGGAAACGCTCCACCGCTGGCTGGAAGAGGGGCGGATCGATCTGGCTCTGGTCTACGACTTCGGCGCCGGCACCGAGGTGACGCTGACCCCGCTCGTCGAGGTGCCGCCTTATGCGCTGGTGGCGACGGACCACCCGCTTGCCGGGGCCGGGCGGGTATCGCTCGCCCGGCTCGTCGCCGATCGACTCATCCTGGTGAACCTGCCGCAAAGCCGCGGTTACTTTCTGTCGATCCTTCAGGCGCAGGGCCTGTCGCCGACCATCGCGCTGGAGACCGGATCGATCGAGATGGTGCGCTCGATGGTGGCGAACCGGCTCGGCGTCGGTTTGCTCGCGACCGAACTGCCCTATCGGCAGACCTACGACGGCGGGGACGTGGTCCATCTCCAGCTTGAGGAGCGCCTGCCGCCGCACCGCGTGGCGCTGGCGCGCGCGCAGCATCTGCCGGCGACCTGGGTCGCCGACACCTTCACCGAGGTCGCCAAGGTGATGCTCGGCGCGCCGGAGCAATCGACGGAAAGGGATGCGAACGAGACGTGA
- a CDS encoding CoA transferase produces the protein MSEANGAKPLDGAKPLDGVRVLDFTRVLAGPYCTAMLADLGADVIKIEGPKGDDYRHIGPFRDGESLLFQTVNRGKRSIALDLKDPKAVARVKALARSADMVVENFRPGVMARLGLGPNDLRAVNPRLVYVSVSGFGQTGPDVKRPAYDIIVQALSGLMHVTGEPDGPPTMIGEAVGDVAGGLFAAFGAMVALYDRERTGQGRHVDLALFDALVSMMPTAAARVLLAGDEPMRTGNRHALSAPFGTYRAADGHFALAVLNDRLFEAFAHVLGDEGLACDPRFASDALRRENEPALATLIEGWASDMTMDQVVERLGEAGIPAAPIRTAGEAWRSEQVVARGLTRAVEDSTLGAMLLPEQPVHFSGAARGGGRSAPRLNQHEAEILGDLDAGDA, from the coding sequence ATGAGCGAGGCGAACGGGGCGAAACCGCTCGACGGGGCGAAACCGCTCGACGGGGTAAGGGTTCTCGATTTCACCCGCGTGCTGGCGGGGCCCTATTGCACGGCGATGCTGGCGGACCTCGGCGCCGACGTGATCAAGATCGAGGGACCGAAGGGCGACGATTACCGCCACATCGGCCCGTTCCGCGACGGCGAGAGCCTCCTGTTCCAGACGGTGAACCGGGGCAAGCGCTCCATCGCGCTCGATCTGAAGGACCCGAAGGCGGTCGCCCGGGTCAAGGCGCTGGCGCGCTCCGCCGACATGGTGGTCGAGAACTTCCGCCCCGGCGTGATGGCGCGCCTCGGGCTTGGCCCCAACGACCTGCGCGCGGTCAACCCGCGCCTCGTCTATGTCAGCGTCTCGGGTTTCGGTCAGACCGGGCCGGACGTGAAGCGGCCGGCCTATGACATCATCGTTCAGGCGCTGTCGGGTCTGATGCATGTCACCGGCGAGCCGGACGGCCCGCCCACCATGATCGGCGAGGCGGTCGGCGATGTGGCCGGCGGGCTTTTCGCCGCCTTCGGCGCCATGGTCGCGCTCTACGACCGGGAACGGACCGGGCAGGGGCGTCACGTGGATCTCGCGCTGTTCGACGCGCTCGTGTCCATGATGCCGACGGCGGCCGCGCGTGTGCTCCTGGCCGGCGACGAGCCGATGCGCACCGGCAACCGCCACGCGTTGTCGGCGCCCTTCGGCACCTATCGCGCGGCGGACGGGCATTTCGCCCTGGCCGTGCTCAACGACCGGCTGTTCGAGGCCTTCGCCCATGTGCTGGGCGACGAGGGCCTGGCCTGCGACCCGCGCTTTGCAAGCGATGCGCTGCGCCGCGAGAACGAGCCGGCGCTGGCCACCCTCATCGAGGGCTGGGCCTCGGACATGACCATGGACCAGGTGGTGGAGCGCCTCGGCGAGGCGGGCATTCCCGCCGCGCCCATTCGCACCGCCGGCGAGGCCTGGCGCTCGGAACAGGTCGTGGCACGCGGGCTGACGCGGGCGGTCGAGGACTCGACGCTCGGCGCGATGTTGCTGCCCGAACAGCCCGTTCATTTCTCCGGTGCGGCGCGCGGCGGTGGCCGCTCCGCCCCCCGGCTCAATCAACATGAAGCCGAGATCCTCGGCGACCTCGATGCGGGAGACGCGTGA
- a CDS encoding acyl-CoA dehydrogenase family protein has protein sequence MTLTLNDAETAIVREIEKFSENVLKPQAARLDEESAFATCHLPAMAEMGLMGMNLPEAHGGVALSGPALYRAVELIAGACGSTASMLTAHFLATDSLLIGGDEAQCARLLPDAAAGTKLGAFALTEPEAGSNPADMRSFAVPEGDGYRLKGSKCFISNAGAADFLVVYAKTDREAGARGVSAFIVEPKVTEGIDIGPCEKTMGLRGGHVFSLSFDCFVPAENRLGAEGSGFRTAMKVLDNGRIEVAAQATGIAAAALEAAIDYAKERKVGGHPIADFQGLQWMLADMATDLAAARALGHQAATLRGSGQRYSQESALAKLYASEAAWRIADKALQIHGGYGYTRDWPLERYLRDLRIFRIYEGSSEIQRTIIARALLA, from the coding sequence ATGACCCTGACCCTCAACGACGCCGAAACTGCGATTGTCCGCGAGATCGAGAAGTTTTCCGAAAACGTGCTGAAGCCGCAGGCCGCGCGTCTCGACGAGGAAAGCGCCTTCGCCACCTGCCATCTGCCGGCCATGGCCGAGATGGGCCTGATGGGCATGAACCTGCCCGAGGCGCACGGCGGCGTCGCCCTTTCCGGTCCGGCGCTCTACCGGGCGGTGGAACTGATCGCCGGCGCCTGCGGCTCCACCGCGTCGATGCTGACGGCGCATTTCCTGGCGACCGATTCGCTGCTGATCGGCGGCGACGAAGCGCAATGCGCCCGCCTGCTGCCCGATGCGGCCGCCGGCACGAAGCTCGGCGCCTTCGCGTTGACCGAGCCGGAGGCGGGCTCCAACCCCGCCGACATGCGCAGCTTCGCCGTGCCCGAGGGCGACGGCTACCGCCTCAAGGGCTCCAAGTGCTTCATCTCCAACGCCGGCGCGGCCGACTTCCTTGTGGTCTATGCCAAGACCGACCGTGAGGCCGGCGCGCGCGGCGTCAGCGCCTTCATCGTCGAGCCGAAGGTCACCGAGGGCATCGACATCGGACCGTGCGAAAAGACGATGGGTCTGCGCGGCGGACATGTCTTCAGCCTGTCCTTCGACTGTTTCGTGCCGGCGGAAAACCGCCTCGGCGCCGAAGGCTCCGGGTTCCGCACCGCGATGAAGGTGCTCGACAACGGCCGAATCGAGGTCGCCGCGCAGGCGACCGGCATCGCGGCGGCCGCGCTGGAGGCGGCGATCGACTATGCAAAGGAGCGCAAGGTCGGCGGCCATCCGATCGCCGATTTCCAGGGCCTGCAATGGATGCTGGCCGACATGGCGACCGATCTGGCGGCCGCCCGCGCGCTCGGCCACCAGGCGGCGACCCTGCGCGGCAGCGGGCAGCGCTATTCGCAGGAATCCGCGCTGGCCAAGCTCTACGCGAGCGAGGCCGCCTGGCGCATCGCCGACAAGGCGCTGCAGATCCACGGCGGCTACGGCTACACGCGCGACTGGCCGCTGGAGCGCTACCTGCGCGACCTCAGGATCTTCCGCATCTACGAGGGCTCGTCGGAAATCCAGCGCACGATCATCGCCCGCGCGCTGCTCGCCTGA
- the hyi gene encoding hydroxypyruvate isomerase, producing MPRFAANLSMLFTERPFLERFAAAAEAGFEGVEFLFPYDHEMADLVAARDAAGVEQVLHNLPPGDWEAGERGIAILPDRVEEFRDGVETALRYASVLGCRQLNCLAGITPEDADPLELEATFVANLRYAAERLGEVGIRLLIEPINTRDMPGFYLSTSAQALAVMDAVGSDNLFLQYDIYHMQVMEGDIAARLGALLPRIAHVQFADTPGRHEPGTGELNFPFLFAYLDRIGYAGWASAEYRPRGGTDESLAWLAAARAGSP from the coding sequence ATGCCGAGATTTGCCGCCAACCTGAGCATGCTCTTCACCGAACGCCCCTTTCTCGAGCGCTTCGCGGCCGCCGCCGAGGCCGGTTTCGAGGGCGTCGAGTTCCTGTTTCCCTATGACCACGAGATGGCCGACCTGGTGGCGGCGCGTGACGCGGCGGGGGTCGAACAGGTGCTGCACAATCTTCCCCCCGGCGACTGGGAGGCGGGCGAGCGCGGCATCGCGATCCTGCCCGACCGGGTGGAGGAGTTTCGCGACGGGGTGGAGACGGCGCTGCGCTACGCGAGCGTGCTCGGCTGCAGGCAGCTCAACTGTCTGGCCGGCATCACACCGGAGGACGCCGACCCTCTGGAACTGGAGGCGACCTTCGTCGCGAACCTGCGCTATGCCGCCGAGCGGCTCGGCGAGGTCGGCATCCGCCTGTTGATCGAGCCGATCAACACCCGCGACATGCCGGGATTCTATCTCTCCACCTCCGCTCAGGCGCTGGCGGTGATGGACGCGGTCGGTTCGGACAATCTCTTCCTGCAATACGACATCTATCACATGCAGGTGATGGAGGGGGATATCGCCGCGCGCCTCGGCGCGCTGCTGCCGCGCATCGCGCATGTCCAGTTCGCCGACACGCCGGGCCGGCACGAGCCGGGCACGGGCGAATTGAACTTCCCCTTTCTCTTCGCCTATCTCGACCGCATCGGCTACGCGGGATGGGCAAGCGCGGAGTATCGCCCGCGCGGGGGCACGGACGAAAGCCTCGCCTGGCTTGCGGCGGCGCGCGCCGGGAGCCCGTGA
- a CDS encoding GGDEF domain-containing protein, which yields MSTDIDMLTQAWRSNRNTSLFLARLEASLDYALQPIVDIRDGTVQGYEALLRGVEALDFSRPCEIFDFAAEIACLPHLEALLHRKAIAKFARLADATKTRLFLNIDIRTLSLARDPLAPILHAAREHDLSPRNFCLEIPELDARASEERLHTVVAAARDADFSFAIADFGQGHSQLRLLYQYDPGVLKIDRFFITALEKDARKRLFVSSVVDLAHVLGIQVVAEGVETPSELRACRDVGCDLVQGYLVARPFTDPGDARTCYSEITELAQRSTSRRGEDADLLKRETVTLTPIRQSADVAEALEIFRANPTQSILPVLDARDEPRGIIRESDLKSFLYLSYGRDLLINPTIDNHLKRFVRPCAIADVNAPVARLIDIASEELSDGVVITDGGRYLGCLLPNALLKLSNEARLRIAQDQNPLSKLPGNAAISDHVTQACGRSDVERAFCYLDFDNFKPFNDAYGFRIGDRALMMMSDLLKRRLDTSRNFVGHIGGDDFFVGLAEWTPDRLEMLMRDLRAEFARQVESLYQADHRRQGYIVAEDRAGRPMRYPLLTCSIAVLHIPKGLSIDNLDLLSNHIARLKKQAKTADSGLALGTFGSADGLPDPVATPVTPLQPSLTVV from the coding sequence ATGAGCACTGACATCGACATGCTGACCCAGGCGTGGCGGTCCAATCGCAACACGAGCCTGTTTCTGGCGCGTCTCGAGGCGTCGCTCGATTATGCCCTTCAGCCCATCGTCGACATCCGCGACGGCACGGTGCAGGGCTACGAAGCACTGCTGCGCGGGGTGGAGGCGCTCGACTTCTCCAGACCCTGCGAGATCTTCGACTTCGCCGCGGAGATCGCCTGCCTGCCGCATCTGGAGGCGCTGCTGCATCGCAAGGCCATCGCCAAGTTCGCGCGGCTCGCGGATGCGACGAAAACGCGGCTGTTCCTCAACATCGACATTCGTACCCTGTCGCTGGCGCGCGATCCCCTCGCCCCGATCCTCCATGCGGCGCGCGAGCACGACCTGTCGCCCCGCAATTTCTGTCTCGAGATCCCGGAGCTCGACGCACGCGCCTCTGAAGAGCGTCTGCACACGGTCGTCGCCGCCGCCCGCGACGCCGACTTCAGCTTCGCCATCGCCGATTTCGGTCAGGGCCATTCCCAGTTGCGCCTGCTCTACCAGTACGATCCGGGCGTGCTGAAGATCGACCGCTTCTTCATCACCGCCCTGGAGAAGGACGCCCGCAAGCGTCTCTTCGTCTCGAGCGTCGTCGATCTGGCGCATGTGCTCGGCATTCAGGTCGTGGCCGAAGGGGTGGAGACGCCCTCGGAGCTGCGCGCCTGTCGCGACGTCGGCTGCGACCTGGTGCAGGGCTATCTCGTCGCGCGGCCCTTCACGGACCCGGGCGACGCGCGTACCTGCTACTCCGAGATCACCGAGCTTGCGCAACGCAGCACGTCGCGCCGGGGCGAGGATGCGGATCTGCTCAAGCGCGAGACCGTGACGCTCACCCCGATCCGTCAGTCGGCCGACGTCGCGGAGGCGCTGGAGATCTTCCGCGCCAATCCGACGCAGTCGATCCTGCCCGTGCTCGACGCCCGCGACGAGCCGCGCGGCATCATCCGCGAGTCCGATCTCAAGTCCTTTCTCTATCTGTCCTACGGCCGCGATCTGCTGATCAATCCGACCATCGACAATCATCTCAAGCGGTTCGTCCGCCCCTGCGCGATCGCCGACGTGAACGCGCCCGTCGCCCGCCTGATCGACATCGCCAGCGAGGAGCTGAGCGACGGTGTCGTCATCACCGACGGCGGGCGCTACCTCGGATGCCTGCTGCCCAACGCGCTGCTCAAGCTGTCGAACGAGGCGCGGCTCCGGATCGCGCAGGACCAGAACCCGCTCTCCAAGCTGCCGGGCAACGCCGCGATCTCCGATCACGTCACGCAGGCCTGCGGCCGCTCCGATGTCGAGCGCGCCTTCTGCTATCTCGACTTCGACAACTTCAAGCCCTTCAACGACGCTTACGGCTTCCGCATCGGCGACCGGGCGCTGATGATGATGTCGGACCTGCTGAAGCGCCGGCTCGACACCTCGCGAAATTTCGTGGGCCACATCGGCGGCGACGACTTCTTCGTCGGCCTCGCGGAATGGACGCCGGATCGCCTCGAAATGCTGATGCGGGACCTGCGCGCGGAGTTCGCCCGGCAGGTGGAAAGCCTGTATCAGGCGGACCACCGCAGGCAGGGCTATATCGTCGCCGAGGATCGCGCGGGCCGGCCCATGCGCTACCCGCTGCTGACCTGCTCCATCGCGGTGCTGCATATCCCCAAGGGATTGTCGATCGACAACCTCGACCTGCTGAGCAACCACATCGCCCGCCTCAAGAAACAGGCCAAGACCGCCGACAGCGGCCTTGCGCTCGGCACCTTCGGCAGCGCGGACGGGCTTCCAGATCCCGTCGCCACGCCGGTGACGCCGCTGCAGCCGTCGCTGACCGTGGTCTGA
- a CDS encoding cell wall hydrolase, with protein sequence MTGTVETAPPRAGRRPRRRLSRSARRAALLAPALYLTFAGTIAEQDTTALIEATRGDAPRWMSAIEAAPHATSVAPSLVLADASRATGGDTPDYAVTNAAPGTDPAVVRGLESLVKDAKPDTLPAETPVNRAAKGDRFVSLAPDRQMVGVAAGSVYAMNSLIGARDASALPRVAFVRPQMPEGTAAMIAKAKEKGLASPLDLTRMAVARNAAATSMSLASAYAPDQLDDVRAPFEALLGGNAIKEELSREAKREGDPFWWATAPLPANVITAKEQRCLAEAVYFEARGEPLNGQVAVAQVVLNRVRNPAYPNTICKVVYQNRHLYNRCQFSFACDRIRDRITEKPQWETAQKVARETVSGKRYLEAVGASTHYHATYVSPRWARSMKRLERIGQHIFYQTLRGGWS encoded by the coding sequence ATGACTGGCACGGTTGAGACCGCCCCCCCTCGTGCAGGCCGCCGCCCGCGGCGCCGCCTCTCGCGCAGCGCCCGCCGTGCGGCCCTTCTGGCGCCGGCGCTCTATCTGACCTTTGCCGGGACGATCGCCGAGCAGGACACGACCGCGCTGATCGAGGCGACGCGCGGCGATGCCCCGCGCTGGATGTCCGCCATCGAGGCCGCGCCGCATGCGACCAGCGTGGCGCCGAGCCTGGTGCTCGCCGACGCGTCGCGCGCCACCGGCGGCGACACGCCCGATTATGCCGTGACCAACGCCGCGCCCGGCACGGACCCGGCGGTGGTGCGCGGCCTGGAATCGCTCGTCAAGGACGCCAAGCCCGACACATTGCCGGCCGAAACCCCGGTCAACCGCGCCGCCAAGGGGGACCGCTTCGTGTCGCTCGCCCCCGACCGGCAGATGGTCGGCGTCGCCGCCGGCTCGGTCTACGCCATGAACAGCCTGATCGGCGCGCGCGACGCCTCCGCGCTGCCGCGCGTCGCCTTCGTGCGTCCGCAGATGCCGGAAGGCACGGCCGCGATGATCGCCAAGGCCAAGGAGAAGGGCCTCGCCTCGCCGCTCGATCTGACGCGGATGGCGGTTGCCCGCAACGCGGCCGCCACCAGCATGTCGCTCGCCTCGGCCTATGCGCCGGACCAGCTCGACGACGTGCGCGCGCCCTTCGAGGCGCTGCTCGGCGGCAATGCGATCAAGGAGGAGCTCTCCCGCGAGGCCAAGCGCGAGGGCGATCCCTTCTGGTGGGCCACCGCGCCGCTGCCAGCAAACGTGATCACCGCCAAGGAGCAGCGCTGCCTTGCCGAGGCGGTCTATTTCGAGGCCCGCGGCGAGCCGCTCAACGGCCAGGTCGCCGTTGCCCAGGTCGTGCTCAACCGGGTGCGCAACCCGGCCTATCCGAACACCATCTGCAAGGTCGTCTATCAGAACCGCCACCTCTACAACCGCTGCCAGTTCTCCTTCGCCTGCGACCGCATCCGCGACCGCATCACCGAGAAGCCGCAGTGGGAGACGGCGCAGAAGGTGGCCCGGGAGACGGTGTCCGGCAAGCGCTATCTGGAAGCCGTGGGCGCCTCGACCCACTATCACGCGACCTACGTCAGCCCGCGCTGGGCGCGCTCGATGAAGCGCCTGGAGCGCATCGGCCAGCACATCTTCTATCAGACGCTGCGCGGCGGCTGGAGCTGA
- a CDS encoding RluA family pseudouridine synthase, with translation MSAHPTTSAPVDTPPAPRPYDPPREPYLTVLHGDDDILVLDKPSGLLSVPGKAETHADCLAARAAARFPGARIVHRLDMDTSGVIVLARTAAAHRHLGLQFERRHVEKSYVARVWGRMAAEAGIVNRPLRCDWPNRPRQIVDHDAGRAARTDWAVLSRDGDTTRVRLAPHTGRSHQLRVHMLSLGHPILGDPLYAPADALAAAPRLQLHAARLVLRHPDGGRRLIFDAPCPF, from the coding sequence ATGTCCGCACACCCCACCACCTCGGCCCCGGTCGACACGCCGCCGGCCCCGCGCCCCTACGATCCGCCGCGCGAGCCCTATCTCACGGTGCTGCACGGGGACGACGACATTCTGGTGCTCGACAAGCCGAGCGGGCTTCTCAGCGTGCCGGGCAAGGCGGAGACCCATGCCGATTGTCTTGCCGCCCGCGCCGCGGCGCGTTTTCCCGGCGCGCGCATCGTGCATCGCCTCGACATGGACACCTCGGGCGTGATCGTGCTGGCGAGGACGGCCGCCGCGCACCGCCACCTCGGGCTGCAATTCGAACGCCGGCACGTGGAAAAGAGCTACGTCGCGCGGGTGTGGGGCCGCATGGCGGCGGAGGCGGGCATCGTCAACCGGCCGCTGCGCTGCGACTGGCCGAACCGCCCGCGCCAGATCGTCGACCACGACGCCGGCCGGGCGGCGCGCACCGACTGGGCGGTGCTGTCGCGCGACGGCGACACCACAAGGGTGCGTCTTGCGCCCCACACGGGGCGCTCGCATCAGCTCAGGGTGCACATGCTGTCGCTGGGCCACCCGATCCTCGGCGATCCGCTCTATGCCCCGGCGGACGCGCTGGCGGCCGCCCCCCGCCTGCAGTTGCACGCGGCGCGGCTCGTCTTGCGGCATCCGGACGGCGGCCGGCGGCTGATCTTCGACGCGCCCTGCCCGTTCTAG
- a CDS encoding NAD regulator, whose protein sequence is MIEIGLNAVIVAVADPHPQVLTIAPPGGGVPPALPFGPFDPTRHRTFEIGLREWVEEQTALRLGYVEQLYTFGDRGRHHIHSDDGPHVVSVGYLALARQTARSDAALAQQNARWRSWYSFFPWEDWRAGVPDVVAAEIMPALSAWMRAPVPAGSPPRAQSREDRVRQAFNLQGLDEEGAGWDEEKVLDRYELLYEAGLVEEARRDGRPAALERDCLPGLGLAMHYDHRRILATAISRLRAKLKYRPVVFELMPPTFTLTDLQRCVEAISGRHLHKQNFRRLVEKGDLVEATGETSTATGGRPAALFRFRRDVLKERPTLGLRVGGR, encoded by the coding sequence ATGATCGAGATCGGCCTCAACGCGGTCATCGTCGCGGTGGCCGATCCGCACCCGCAGGTGCTGACCATCGCACCGCCCGGCGGCGGCGTGCCTCCCGCCCTGCCCTTCGGCCCCTTCGATCCGACGCGGCACCGCACCTTCGAGATCGGCCTGCGCGAATGGGTGGAGGAACAGACCGCCCTGCGTCTGGGCTATGTCGAGCAGCTCTACACCTTCGGCGACCGGGGCCGCCACCACATCCATTCCGACGACGGACCGCATGTCGTCTCCGTCGGCTATCTGGCGCTCGCCCGCCAGACCGCGCGATCCGATGCGGCACTTGCCCAGCAGAATGCCCGCTGGCGCTCCTGGTACAGTTTCTTTCCCTGGGAAGACTGGCGCGCCGGGGTACCGGACGTGGTCGCCGCCGAGATCATGCCCGCACTTTCCGCATGGATGCGCGCGCCGGTGCCGGCCGGCAGCCCGCCGCGCGCGCAATCGCGCGAGGACCGGGTGCGTCAGGCGTTCAACCTGCAAGGGCTCGACGAGGAGGGGGCCGGCTGGGACGAGGAAAAGGTGCTCGACCGCTACGAGCTTCTCTACGAGGCCGGTCTGGTGGAGGAGGCGCGCCGGGACGGGCGCCCCGCCGCGCTCGAACGCGACTGCCTGCCCGGGCTCGGCCTTGCGATGCATTACGACCACCGCCGCATCCTCGCCACCGCCATCTCGCGGCTGCGCGCCAAGCTCAAGTACCGCCCGGTCGTCTTCGAACTGATGCCGCCGACCTTCACGCTCACCGACCTGCAACGCTGCGTCGAGGCGATTTCCGGACGGCATCTGCACAAGCAGAACTTCCGCAGGCTGGTCGAGAAGGGCGATCTGGTGGAGGCGACGGGAGAAACCTCCACCGCCACCGGCGGGCGTCCGGCCGCCCTGTTCCGCTTCCGCCGCGACGTGTTGAAGGAGCGCCCCACCCTCGGCCTGCGCGTCGGCGGACGGTGA
- a CDS encoding tyrosine protein phosphatase, which yields MITVCSLAHLGATVERTGARHLITLISAGTEVPRPPQIAERDHLFLAFNDITAPAEGLTPPGEEHVRQLLDYVTAWNLSAPLVIHCFAGISRSTAAAYITACALDPDTPEEAHAARLRKASPSATPNPRLVALADGLLARDGRMRTAIQAIGRGADAYEGAPFAFDLGARRAPMRP from the coding sequence ATGATCACCGTATGCTCGCTGGCGCATCTGGGCGCGACCGTGGAGCGCACAGGCGCGCGCCATCTCATCACCCTCATCAGCGCGGGCACCGAGGTGCCGCGCCCGCCGCAGATCGCGGAGCGGGATCATCTGTTCCTCGCCTTCAACGACATCACGGCGCCGGCGGAGGGTCTGACCCCGCCGGGCGAGGAGCACGTGCGCCAGCTTCTCGACTATGTGACCGCCTGGAACCTCTCGGCGCCGCTGGTGATCCATTGTTTCGCCGGCATCAGCCGCTCCACGGCCGCGGCCTATATCACCGCCTGCGCGCTGGATCCGGACACGCCGGAGGAGGCACATGCCGCGCGGCTGCGCAAGGCCTCGCCCTCGGCGACGCCGAACCCGCGCCTCGTCGCGCTGGCCGACGGGCTGCTCGCGCGCGACGGGCGGATGCGCACGGCCATCCAGGCCATCGGCCGGGGGGCGGATGCCTATGAGGGCGCGCCCTTCGCCTTCGACCTCGGTGCGCGGCGCGCGCCGATGCGCCCCTGA